AGGTTGTACCATATTTTGTTTCCATGATGATGTCGAAAACATCCAAATCAGGATCCAATATGCCTATCCATTCCACATCTTTGGTAACTTCTAATGTATGTGCTTTTGTCATTCTTGATATCTATTTGCATTATTAGGAGGTGCAAATTTATTAAAACTAAAATACCTCTATCGATTTTTTAAATAAGTTTAACGCATGTTCTATATAATACAACTGACATAACTATTAAACTTACCATTCATATTTTGGCCACAGATTCACAAGATTTCACTAACCCACTGAAACAATTCTGGAATCTGTGGAAATTTTACCATCATAGGTACAATAGATGATATTCAAAATAAGTTTAACCAAAATCCTTTCATCTATTATCTTTGTACGGAAATTAGTATTTTGCAATCTAATTGATGATCGAAAGGATGAAACAAACAGATATAGCCATTCAAATTGAACGAATTCTCGAACTCAAGAAAGAGAACAATGCAATAATTCTTGTACATAATTATCAGGATCCAGAAATATATAAAATAGGCGATTTTATTGGCGATTCACTTGAGCTTTCACGCAAAGCGATGGAAGTAGAGGAAGAGGTTATTATTTTTTGTGGTGTAAAATTTATGGCAGAAACTGCAAAAATTTTAAATCCATCAAAGCGAGTTATCCTTCCTAATCTGGAAGCTGGATGTTCCATGGCGGATATGTCGGATGTACCAGGATTGATGAAACTGAAAGCTGAACACCCAAATGCCGGAGTTGTTTGCTATATCAATACCAATGCAGATGTTAAGGCCGAATCAGATATCATATGTACTTCTGCAAATGCCATAAAAATGGTTGAATCATTACCAAATGAAGAGATTATTTTCCTACCTGATAAAAATATGGCTGCCTATCTGCAAACAAAAACCAAAAAGAAAATCATCCCCTATGAAGCGTATTGCTATATCCATAATGCGCTAGATGGAGATATGTTACGTGATTTTAAAAGTCGTTACCCAAAGGCAGAAGTGATCTCGCATCCTGAATCTCCTCCTGATGTATTGGCTCTGTCCGAACATGTTCGTGGAACAAGCGGGATGATTAAAGCTGCTATTGAGTCAGATGCAAAAGAATTTATTATGGTTACCGAGTGTGGAATGGCTCAAAAGCTAAGAGATGACGTGCCAAATAAAATATTCCATTCATTTTGTAACATCTGTTCCTACATGAAAATGACTAATTTGTTTTTGGTAGAGCGTGCTTTAACCAAAATGCAATATGAAATTTTTGTTCCTGAAGATGTTGCTGCCAAAGCAAAAATTGCCATTGACAGAATGCTGAAATTATCTTAATTAAAACTTCATCACATTCCCTGCCTTCAATTGCTTTATTCCTATTATTTTTGGGGTACTAATTTCAGTAAGCTAAAGCCAAACTTTTGAATAATCGCTATTCATGCAGTATTACGATGTAGTTGTAGTTGGATCCGGAATTGCAGGCCTTTCCTATTCTTTGCGGGTTTCTGAATATTTTCAGGAGCATTATCCTGAGTTTAAAATTTGTATTCTTACCAAAGGAGAAGAAGACGAAACGAATACAAAATATGCACAAGGAGGTGTAGCTGTTGTTACAGATTTTTTTAAAGACTCCTATGAAAAGCATATGCAGGATACCATGATGGCAGGAAATGATTTATCTAATCCTGATATTGTGGAAATGGTCATTAAAGATGGCCCTGCTCGAGTAGAAGAAATTATCCGCTGGGGAACTGAATTTGATAAAAAAGTGACAGGTGAATATGATTTAGGAAAAGAAGGTGGGCATTCGGCCAATCGCGTATTACACCACAAGGATATTACAGGAAATGAAATAGAACAAAAACTGCTTAACAAAGTCAGAAAGTATAAAAATATTACCCTTCTTAATCACCATTTTTCAATTGATTTGTTAACACAGCATCATTTGGGTCAGGATTTACCCAAGAAAAGTGAAGATATTGAGTGCTATGGTTTGTATGTGATGAACCAAAAGAATAAACAGATATCCAAAATCCTCTCTAAAATTGTTGTGATTGCAACCGGAGGATTAGGACAGGTTTATTACAATACAACCAATCCGAAAATTGCTACTGGAGATGGAATTGCTATTGCTTACCGAGCCGGTGCTTTGATCGAAAATATGGAATTCATTCAATTTCATCCCACATCTCTTTTTAATCCTGGAGAAAGACCTTCTTTTTTGATTTCGGAAGCTGTAAGAGGATATGGAGGCATATTGAAAACAAAAAACGAAGAAGAATTTATGCAAAACTACGATAAGCGGGAATCATTGGCTCCTCGGGATATTGTAGCGAGAGCCATTGATTCGGAAATGAAAAAATCAGGTGATGAATATGTTTGTTTGGATTGCAGGCATATTCCGAGAGCAGAATTTGCTGAACGATTTCCAAGGATATTTGAAAAGTGTATTAGTATAGGCATCGATCCTTCAATACAAATGATACCGGTTCTACCCACCTGCCATTATGCATGTGGAGGTATTAAAACAGATGTAAACGCCAGAACAACCATTAAGAATTTGTATGCCATTGGTGAAGTGGCTTCAACAGGTTTGCATGGAGCCAATAGGTTGGCTTCCAACTCTCTTCTCGAAGCGCTTGTATTCGCACATAACTGTTTTCAGGATACGATTAGTCGGATAGGAGAATTGGAATTAAGAAACAATATACCCGAATGGAATACAGAGGGAACCACGCAACCGAAAGAAAGGGTTTTGATTACGCATAAATTAAAGGAGTTGCAATATTTAATGAGCGATTATGTGAGTATTGTTCGAACTAACAAGCGTTTAGAGCAAGCTATGAACCGATTAAATCTCTTATTTGAGGAAACAGAAACTTTATATAATCAGGTTCAGTTATCACCACAACTTTGCGAATTAAGAAATTTAATTAGTGTTGCCTATTTAATTACTCGAGCAGCCAGCAAGAGAACAGAAAATAAAGGATTGCATTTTAATAAGGATTTGGATCACAATTACCTTAATAATAAATTGCATTCATCCATATAGCGGTATCTTCTGTGAAACCTATTATTCCTAAATCTTGGGTGTAATAAAATACATTATGAGGAAAGTAGGACTGATTAGTGAAGACATCGTAATAGGTTTTGTTTCGCAATACGATAGAATCCAAAAGATCATTATTTAAATAAAGTATCCCACTATAATAGTTTTCTCCTGCAATAATGCTCATTTTCATCTCCTCAGACTTCCAGATCAAACTAAGATTTAAAAGCTCATAATCTTGCCCAGTCATATGATCATCATCAATATAAAGTCTGGCTAAAAAGTGATCCTTTCGGTTTGAGTTATTTTCCAGGAAGGCGTCAACTTGAATGTATTCTCTATATAGTTTTGTTCCCATCCCGGAAATGTTTTCATCTTGTCCATCAGATTGATATTCTAGCTTTCTGTAGAATTTATAGGATGTATTGAATACGATGGAGTCGGTATCTGATTTTTTGAATACAAGTTTTTCAGAAATCCCAAAGGGTAAATAACTTTTTGCTTCTTCTGAAATAAACTGAGGTTTTGTGTATTCTTTTGTGCAACTCACAAGCCCTATTAAAAGGAAGAGACTATAATTTAAATATATGGATTTGAAGAATTTAATCATGGAATAACTAAATTTCAGCTTAAAACTAATTCGAAATTATGAAAAAATATTGGCTATTCGTCTTTTTCATGATACTTCTTAATTCAATTTTTTCACAAACTGTAACATACTTTAATGTAAATTCAGGTTTTTCATATTCTAATCTTGAGTTTGGATTTGATGATGGTGCTCCAACCCAAACGATCAAAGGACTCAATTGGATTAATAACATTGGATTAGGAATTACTACAGTTCGTCATTTTGCACTCGGTGCAGAAGCTAATTTTTCGTTTTACAATACTCCACAAAAAAGGAAGGACAATCCAGTAGATAGAGGAAGTGAACTCAGGTTTAATGGGAAGGTTTTTGCTCGTTTTGGAATTACTGAAAGCTTTTCAATTAAGCCTTTTTTCGGATATAATCGCTACGATTTTACTGGATATATAAATGAAAATGAGAAACAAAGTATTGAAGGTGGATTGTCTTTTATGTATCAGAAAAATCGAATATTTTATGAAATCATGTTCAATACTTTCCCAGAGTATGATCATTTGTTAATATGGAATTCAACTTCGGATTATTATCGAATAAAAGCATTTCACATACCAAGTATAAGTTTTGGGCTTAATTATATTCTGGACAGTAAAAAGTATTTTGAATTTGCTCTATCTCAAAAAAACGATGAATCTTACTATAATAAACATAGAGGTTTTCGTATTGAAACTGGTCTTTTGTATGTTTTTCCAGCCATTGGATTAGCTTATGAGTTCAACGAAAAAGCTGATAAAAAATCAAAATTACTTTTGGGAATGCGTGCCGGATTTTTAAATGGTTTAGGAGGATGTGCTGAGTTGTACTTTTCTAAAAAACATAAAATCTATCAATCGGAAAAACTACACTATAAGTTAAATGTAGGTTATGAACTTGGAGCAGGAGTTATTTTATGGTCACGTATAACCCCATGGCCAGTTGCTTCTGGCTTTTTAGAAAATGAGTTTACCCGCTTTTTTATCAAATTAGGAACAGGAACGAATATATTTCAAGCCACTCTGGGTTACAAATTATTCTAATATCAAAGATAAATATTGGATATTCTTAGAAATTAGGCCTTAGTTGGAATTTGGTATAAAAATCATCGATAACTTTGACTGCTTCATCTACCGTATCAACCACTTTAAAAATATCCAAATCTTCAGGAGAAATTGTTTCTTCCTTTATCATGGTTGTTTTAATCCAATCAATTAGTCCAGTCCAATAGTCTGAGCCAAACAAAACAACAGGAAAAGTAACAATTTTATGCGTTTGAATTAGGGTAATGGCTTCAAAAAACTCGTCCATGGTGCCAAAGCCTCCAGGCATCACAACAAAACCTTGGGCATATTTAACAAACATCACTTTGCGAACAAAAAAGTAGTCGAAATTAACCAACTTATCTGCGTCAATATATGGATTGTAATCTTGCTCGTGCGGTAAAATAATGTTTAATCCAACGGATTTTCCACCACCTGCTTGTGCTCCTTTATTGGCTGCCTCCATGATTCCAGGGCCACCACCTGTAATGATACCGTAACCCATTCCTGTGAGACGTTCTGCGATCTCTTCAGTGTATTTATAATAATCATTGTCGGGTTTGGTTCGAGCCGATCCGAAAATTGAAACACAAGGGCCTATGCGATTCAAAATTTCGTATCCTTTTACAAATTCACCCAGTATTTTAAAGAGCGACCAGGATGATTCCGCTTCAATTTCTGTCCAGGTTTTATTGCCTAGAATATGTTGTGCATTCATGAATGATTATTATTTTTTGATGTTGTACTTATCAATTAAATTATTAGTAGCCTTAACGCTTATACCAATTTCAGTTGCTGCTTTGTCAATGTCCCAATTATACAAATTCAATTTTTCCCGCAAAAAAATCATTTCTGCTTGCTCCTTGAATTCTTCCATTTTTTTAAACTGACTGATGTCCAATTCTTTTGAAATATCGTGCCTTGGAATGGGTTTCCCATAAAGCCTGACATCTTCAGCTGTTATTTCTTTTTCGCAAAGAATAGCCATGCGTTCAATGGCATTGTGTAATTCACGAACATTTCCTGTCCAGGTTATTTTTTTTAGTTCCTGCAAGGCATCGGGGTGGAAAGTTTTCATTGGCAAACCATGTTCCTGACAAATTTCTTTAATGAACCGATCAGCTAATAAAGCAATATCATTTTCGCGTTCATTTAAGGATGGAACACGCATAACAATAACGCTCAGGCGATGATATAAATCTTCTCTGAAGTTTCCTTTTTCGATTTCTTTCAATAAATCTTTATTGGTTGCGGCAATTACGCGTGGATTAACAGTAATGTGTTTCTCTCCACCAACCCGCACAATTACTTTCTCTTGCAATGCACGTAATACTTTGGCTTGAGCAGAAAGACTCATATCTCCAATTTCATCAAGGAATAAAGTGCCATCATTAGCTTGCTCAAATTTTCCGATACGTTGCTTATGAGCAGATGTAAATGAACCTTTTTCATGTCCGAATAACTCACTTTCGATTAATTCGGATGGAATTGCAGCACAGTTTACTTCTACTAAAGCTCCTGTGTTGCGGTTACTTTTTTCATGTATCCAGCGAGCTACCAATTCTTTTCCTGTACCATTTTTTCCTGTAATCAAAATGCGTGCTTCTGTTTCAGCAACCTTGTCGATGGTATCGCGGATATCGGTTATAGATTTTGATTCACCAATGATATCGTGGGTTTTGCTGATTTTGCGTTTAAGAACTTTGGTTTCCTTAACCAGTTCGGTACGATCGATAGCATTGCGAATATGCAGGAGTAGTTGATTCAAATCGGGTGGTTTGGAAATAAATGCAAACGCTCCTTTTCGCGTGGCTTCTACGGCAATTTCTACTGTTCCATGACCCGAAATCATGATAAAAGGCACATCCGGATTAATGGCCATGGATTGCTCCAACACTTCAATGCCATCCATTTTTGGCATTTTGATGTCACACAAAACAGCATCGTATTTTTTCTTTTTTATTTTTTCAATGGCCTGAAGACCATCTGCGGCTTCTTCAATTTTATACTTTTCGTATTCAAGGATGTCTTTCAGGGTTTCTCGTATGACTTTTTCGTCATCAACTATAAGGATTTCGGGCATATTATTTTTTTCAATTACTAATTAAGTCGCTTAATTTTCCAATATTTAAGTAAAATGAATCCAAAAATCATTCCACCAATATGAGCAAAGTGGGCAATATTACTATCACCACGGTTTGAAAATCCGAGCCAGAGTTCAATCAGGCCATATCCTATTACAAAATATTTTGCTTTAACAGGAATTGCAAAATACAAGTAAATCACAGAGTTAGGAAACATCATCCCAAAGGCCAGTAAAATTCCAAATACTGCTCCTGAAGCGCCAACAACAACAGGTTGGTTTAATAAGTCAATTTTGAATGTCTCGATTACTTCATAATTGAGATTTTGAATGGAAATAGGCTGACTAACAATTGGATTTAAAGCATTGATTAACTGATGTTGGAAATCAATATTCTCAGGATTTGATAAATAGCGATTAATGGGATCTAAGTAGGGCTTTATTTCAAGATAGAAAACACCATAATGTAGCATTGCAGCTCCAATTCCGGTTGCTAAATAATAGATCAGAAAGCGCTTCGGACCCATGTAGTTTTCAATGGCATAACCAAACATCCACAGGGCAAACATATTGAAGAAAACATGACCAAATCCTCCATGCATAAACATATAGGTGATTACCTGGTAAGGTTCAAACTTTTCACTTCCAAAAAAATGAAGTCCCAGTTTATCAGATAAGTCAATACCAAGTTTCTGAACCACCAATGTGGCTACAAAAAAAATGACATTGATGATTAGTAGATTTTTTACTACCGGTGGTAAAATCTGGAAACGTCCGGGAGAATAATGATTCATGAATATTTATTTAGAATAACAAAATTAAGTATTATTTATGGGAAGAATCAGGAACAATTTTCTGACCACAATGGATAAAGTGTACAAATTGGCAGATGGGATAGATAAATATAAGCATACTGATTAATAAATCCCTCATATCTAAGCCAGTCTTACTGATAGCCAGCCATTTCAGCTTTGTTGATGCTATTGATTACCTCCAAGGCTTCATCAACAAATTCAATGGGTTTAATGACCAATTCAAGTCCGTTGGGTTTTTCATTGAACTTGCATCTGCCGGGATTATGTTTGACAAAAGTCAAGGTTTTTTGTAAAATGGTGGTTTGGAATTTCTGATTTTTGGTGTTTGAATAGGGGAAGAAAGCACGCATTAATTTGTTTTTGAGCGTGATTTTTTCAATGCCCATTTCCATAGCTTGCCATTTTAATCGGATAAGATCGAGCAAATCGTTGGTTTGGTAAGGAATTCTACCGAAACGATCCTGCAATTCTTTTTCAAATTTTGCTAACTCAGTTTCATTGAAAATCCTATTCAACTTATTGTAAAGTATCAATCTTTCTTCTACACTGCTGACATATTCGTCAGGCAGCAAGGCTGGCATATTGGTATCGACCACACATTCCTTGAATAAATTGACTTCTTCTTTTTCTTCAAAAAAGCTCCCAAACTCTTCCTGTTTAAGTTCTGTTAACGCTTCATCCAGAATTTTTTTGTACATATCCAGACCAATCTCAGAAATAAAGCCGCTTTGTTCTGCTCCTAATAAATTTCCTGCACCCCGAATATCCATATCGCGCATGGCAATGTGCAAACCGCTACCCAATTCGGTGAATTCTTCTATTGCGGCTAAACGTTTTCGTGCATCACTTGTTATGGCCGTAAATGAATGAACAAAAAGATAACAATAAGCTTTAATATTTGATCGGCCTACACGACCTCTCATTTGATATAAATCGCTTAAACCAAAATTTTGGGCATCGTTAATTATAATGGTATTGGCATTGGGGATGTCTAAACCTGATTCAATGATATTGGTGGACACAAGAACATCATAATAGCCATCAATAAAGTTCAGCATAATTTCTTCCAGATCAACTCCTTCCATTTGTCCGTGAGCAACTGCTATTTTAGCATAAGGAACCATGGCTCGAATGCTATCCGCTAAATTTTTTAAATCCTTGATTCGATTATGCACAAAAAATACTTGTCCGCCACGCGATAGTTCGTGCTCAACGGCTTCCTGTATCGTTTCTTTTTCAAAAACTTTTAAGGTGGTATCAATAGCCTGCCTATTAGGAGGAGGTGTGTTGATAATGGAAAGGTCTCGCACGCCCATTAAAGAAAACTGCAATGTTCTTGGAATTGGAGTGGCAGTTAATGAAAGGGTATCGACATTGATTTTGGTAGCTCGGAGTTTTTCTTTGGCAGCTACACCAAATTTTTGTTCTTCATCAATTATAAGTAGTCCCAAGTCTTTAAACTGAATATCTTTTGAAAGCAATTTATGTGTTCCGATGACAATATCCAGTTTCCCGTCTGCCATTTTTTTCTTAATCTCTGTTGCTTTTCTTGCCGATTTAAAGCGTGATAAATAATCGATATTGCACGGAAACTCTTTTAGCCGATCGGTAAAAGTTTTATAGTGCTGAAAAGCCAAAATGGTGGTAGGAACTAAAACAGCAACTTGCTTACTATCTGCAACGGCTTTGAAAGCAGCGCGAATGGCAACTTCCGTTTTCCCATAACCTACATCTCCACAAATTAATCTATCCATGGGATAGGCTCTTTCCATGTCCTTTTTTAATTCGACAGTCGATTTTGATTGATCGGGTGTGTCTTCATAAATAAAGGATGCTTCCAATTCTGTTTGTAAGTAGGTGTCGGGAGAAAATGAAAAACCTTCTGTGGCTTTTCGTTGTGCATAAAGCTTAATTAATCCGCGTGCAATGTCCTTTACCTGCCCTTTGGTTTTATTTTTTAAGTTTTCCCAGGAATTGGATCCCAATCGGTGTAGCTTAGGTTCTTTGCCTTCTTTTCCCACAAATCGGGAAATTTTATGCAGCGAATGAATACTCACATAAAGCAAGTCTCCTCCTTTGTATTCCAGTCGCATGGCCTCCTGTGTTTTGCCCTGTGTTTCAATTTTCTGCAAACCAGAAAAACGACCAATTCCATGATTTATATGGGTTACATAATCTCCGGGCTTAAGCTCATAAAGTTCCTTTAACGAAAGAACTTTGTTTTTGGAGTAAGATTTATCTTCTTTGTATTTATGAAAACGATTAAAAATTTCGTGTTCCGTAAAACAGGCAATATTCAAATTTTGATCGGTAAATCCTGCGTGTAAGTTTTTATAAATTGGTGTAAACTGCACTTCTTCATTTCTATCTTCAAAAATTTCATAAATCCTTTCAATTTGTTTTGAAGATTCAGAAAAGATGAAATTCTGCACTTTTTGATCCTGATTTTTTCGCAGGCTTTCACCAAGTATATTGAAGTTTTTATTGAAATTTGGTTGAGGGTTTATTTTGAATTCAAACTGTTCATCTGCTTTGAAAAATGGCGTATTACTCAAATCAATGCAATTAAATAACTGCAAATTATTGGTAATAAAATCGCTGCTGTTGTAGTATTTTTTAGGATCCGGAATCTGGAGACTATTATTTTCTTTATAAAGCTTTTTGACATCCTCGAGATGCTTGTCCAGTGCATCGCGAATAAAACTAAATTGATCAAAAATAACCAATGTTTCAGGCGAAATAAATTCTAATAATGAAATATACTGATTGCCTTTATTACTTTTTTCAAGATTTGGAATAATTGAAACCTGATTTAGGTTACGAGTTGATAATTGAGTTTCAGGATCAAATTCACG
Above is a window of Bacteroidota bacterium DNA encoding:
- the nadA gene encoding quinolinate synthase NadA; amino-acid sequence: MKQTDIAIQIERILELKKENNAIILVHNYQDPEIYKIGDFIGDSLELSRKAMEVEEEVIIFCGVKFMAETAKILNPSKRVILPNLEAGCSMADMSDVPGLMKLKAEHPNAGVVCYINTNADVKAESDIICTSANAIKMVESLPNEEIIFLPDKNMAAYLQTKTKKKIIPYEAYCYIHNALDGDMLRDFKSRYPKAEVISHPESPPDVLALSEHVRGTSGMIKAAIESDAKEFIMVTECGMAQKLRDDVPNKIFHSFCNICSYMKMTNLFLVERALTKMQYEIFVPEDVAAKAKIAIDRMLKLS
- the nadB gene encoding L-aspartate oxidase, with the protein product MQYYDVVVVGSGIAGLSYSLRVSEYFQEHYPEFKICILTKGEEDETNTKYAQGGVAVVTDFFKDSYEKHMQDTMMAGNDLSNPDIVEMVIKDGPARVEEIIRWGTEFDKKVTGEYDLGKEGGHSANRVLHHKDITGNEIEQKLLNKVRKYKNITLLNHHFSIDLLTQHHLGQDLPKKSEDIECYGLYVMNQKNKQISKILSKIVVIATGGLGQVYYNTTNPKIATGDGIAIAYRAGALIENMEFIQFHPTSLFNPGERPSFLISEAVRGYGGILKTKNEEEFMQNYDKRESLAPRDIVARAIDSEMKKSGDEYVCLDCRHIPRAEFAERFPRIFEKCISIGIDPSIQMIPVLPTCHYACGGIKTDVNARTTIKNLYAIGEVASTGLHGANRLASNSLLEALVFAHNCFQDTISRIGELELRNNIPEWNTEGTTQPKERVLITHKLKELQYLMSDYVSIVRTNKRLEQAMNRLNLLFEETETLYNQVQLSPQLCELRNLISVAYLITRAASKRTENKGLHFNKDLDHNYLNNKLHSSI
- a CDS encoding TIGR00730 family Rossman fold protein, with the protein product MNAQHILGNKTWTEIEAESSWSLFKILGEFVKGYEILNRIGPCVSIFGSARTKPDNDYYKYTEEIAERLTGMGYGIITGGGPGIMEAANKGAQAGGGKSVGLNIILPHEQDYNPYIDADKLVNFDYFFVRKVMFVKYAQGFVVMPGGFGTMDEFFEAITLIQTHKIVTFPVVLFGSDYWTGLIDWIKTTMIKEETISPEDLDIFKVVDTVDEAVKVIDDFYTKFQLRPNF
- a CDS encoding sigma-54-dependent Fis family transcriptional regulator, which produces MPEILIVDDEKVIRETLKDILEYEKYKIEEAADGLQAIEKIKKKKYDAVLCDIKMPKMDGIEVLEQSMAINPDVPFIMISGHGTVEIAVEATRKGAFAFISKPPDLNQLLLHIRNAIDRTELVKETKVLKRKISKTHDIIGESKSITDIRDTIDKVAETEARILITGKNGTGKELVARWIHEKSNRNTGALVEVNCAAIPSELIESELFGHEKGSFTSAHKQRIGKFEQANDGTLFLDEIGDMSLSAQAKVLRALQEKVIVRVGGEKHITVNPRVIAATNKDLLKEIEKGNFREDLYHRLSVIVMRVPSLNERENDIALLADRFIKEICQEHGLPMKTFHPDALQELKKITWTGNVRELHNAIERMAILCEKEITAEDVRLYGKPIPRHDISKELDISQFKKMEEFKEQAEMIFLREKLNLYNWDIDKAATEIGISVKATNNLIDKYNIKK
- a CDS encoding rhomboid family intramembrane serine protease, with translation MLPPVVKNLLIINVIFFVATLVVQKLGIDLSDKLGLHFFGSEKFEPYQVITYMFMHGGFGHVFFNMFALWMFGYAIENYMGPKRFLIYYLATGIGAAMLHYGVFYLEIKPYLDPINRYLSNPENIDFQHQLINALNPIVSQPISIQNLNYEVIETFKIDLLNQPVVVGASGAVFGILLAFGMMFPNSVIYLYFAIPVKAKYFVIGYGLIELWLGFSNRGDSNIAHFAHIGGMIFGFILLKYWKIKRLN
- the mfd gene encoding transcription-repair coupling factor, which gives rise to MSFEQIISRYKSTDNLQKLSALIHDYSQLKVSVAGLKASSKSFFISALHELSKRDKLIILSSRDDAIYLKNDLESLIAKQKILFFPSPFKNDDPRSRLNPLTLERTDLLNKLKKPSSTGRILISYPQALAEKVVSQDDLSENTSQLSVDSKMDIDFMIDFLYDSGFEITDFVNEAGYFSVRGGIVDIYSFAHPLPYRIELLDDKIESIREFDPETQLSTRNLNQVSIIPNLEKSNKGNQYISLLEFISPETLVIFDQFSFIRDALDKHLEDVKKLYKENNSLQIPDPKKYYNSSDFITNNLQLFNCIDLSNTPFFKADEQFEFKINPQPNFNKNFNILGESLRKNQDQKVQNFIFSESSKQIERIYEIFEDRNEEVQFTPIYKNLHAGFTDQNLNIACFTEHEIFNRFHKYKEDKSYSKNKVLSLKELYELKPGDYVTHINHGIGRFSGLQKIETQGKTQEAMRLEYKGGDLLYVSIHSLHKISRFVGKEGKEPKLHRLGSNSWENLKNKTKGQVKDIARGLIKLYAQRKATEGFSFSPDTYLQTELEASFIYEDTPDQSKSTVELKKDMERAYPMDRLICGDVGYGKTEVAIRAAFKAVADSKQVAVLVPTTILAFQHYKTFTDRLKEFPCNIDYLSRFKSARKATEIKKKMADGKLDIVIGTHKLLSKDIQFKDLGLLIIDEEQKFGVAAKEKLRATKINVDTLSLTATPIPRTLQFSLMGVRDLSIINTPPPNRQAIDTTLKVFEKETIQEAVEHELSRGGQVFFVHNRIKDLKNLADSIRAMVPYAKIAVAHGQMEGVDLEEIMLNFIDGYYDVLVSTNIIESGLDIPNANTIIINDAQNFGLSDLYQMRGRVGRSNIKAYCYLFVHSFTAITSDARKRLAAIEEFTELGSGLHIAMRDMDIRGAGNLLGAEQSGFISEIGLDMYKKILDEALTELKQEEFGSFFEEKEEVNLFKECVVDTNMPALLPDEYVSSVEERLILYNKLNRIFNETELAKFEKELQDRFGRIPYQTNDLLDLIRLKWQAMEMGIEKITLKNKLMRAFFPYSNTKNQKFQTTILQKTLTFVKHNPGRCKFNEKPNGLELVIKPIEFVDEALEVINSINKAEMAGYQ